The Anabas testudineus chromosome 11, fAnaTes1.2, whole genome shotgun sequence genome has a segment encoding these proteins:
- the zbtb10 gene encoding zinc finger and BTB domain-containing protein 10, whose amino-acid sequence MSGERNRRSLAFRGGGLAGLTGSSGIGGGNCNSCEAPACQDRHFNGNRPDQEEDRDLGAKGPSQKRVEGAGSVSDSTEPEAEEEEDPEGGSRIAGDGDDRVGLVEATDGFRKGRSWTAGNGPNTDDQESGSGATGGEPGSRKSGVEMRPQTLLQKHSQFIASWLQEFPWLKFCQETGLMSCSWCHNIATKNSDELVAGSRNYKRALLLRHHLSSEHGRNDPTKQETVRPSDNASPSTNCSEDDYRNKPNENSYCYQLLQELDKQRKSGILCDVNIVVCGQVFRAHKNILVAGSRYFKTLYCLTKSEAQDQATVTHLDVAAVQGFSVILDFLYSGNLLLTSQNAIEVMSVASYLQMTEVVQSCRAFIKDALNISIKQEAPDSVVVDYNKRQMVAREGQRGLDRKPSTFWATSILSKLSIKASNNQGKERMEEDESSGVKEETSDIEVTVVGSEGCALVTPGASGSWPHQNDTSSDSAETNETRPARGQTQVFVWNEPATGGAVAAPAAIKREAPDAAAGSGRRKKQTTTRRFVYNFPPEPEEGFDEGMFIQPSASYPREDFSSLSENAELANQIQYSIIQDLQQGETWENGESSHLAINKLKCPHCNYIAKHRRTLKRHLIIHSGVRSFSCDICGKLFTRREHVKRHSLVHKKDKKYKCMVCKKIFMLAASVGIRHGSRRYGVCADCADSHQATQEGLEAMEGMEYSRDEDFEGEEGEDLEGEEPTDNDQSNWVEGNAGAAPEED is encoded by the exons ATGTCCGGTGAGAGAAACCGCAGGTCGCTGGCTTTCCGAGGAGGTGGATTAGCTGGGTTAACGGGTTCCAGCGGTATCGGTGGGGGGAACTGTAACAGCTGTGAGGCCCCGGCCTGTCAAGACCGACATTTTAACGGGAATAGGCCGGATCAAGAAGAGGACAGGGATCTGGGGGCAAAAGGACCATCGCAGAAGAGAGTGGAAGGCGCTGGGTCTGTCAGCGACAGCACGGAACCCGAGGCGGAGGAAGAAGAGGACCCGGAAGGGGGCAGCAGGATAGCCGGAGACGGAGACGATCGTGTCGGCTTGGTGGAAGCAACGGACGGTTTCAGGAAGGGGAGAAGCTGGACAGCGGGGAACGGTCCCAACACCGACGACCAGGAGTCGGGAAGCGGTGCGACGGGAGGCGAACCAGGATCCAGGAAATCTGGGGTAGAGATGAGACCGCAGACGCTGCTCCAGAAACACTCACAATTCATTGCTTCGTGGTTGCAAGAATTTCCATGGCTGAAATTTTGCCAGGAGACGGGACTCATGTCCTGCTCTTGGTGTCACAACATTGCCACTAAAAACAGCGACGAGCTTGTCGCTGGCAGTCGCAACTACAAACGGGCCTTGCTGCTGAGACATCACCTGTCTTCTGAGCACGGGAGAAATGACCCCACCAAACAG GAGACTGTGAGGCCCTCAGACAATGCCAGCCCCTCCACTAACTGCTCAGAGGACGACTACCGCAACAAGCCTAATGAGAACTCCTACTGTTACCAGCTTCTCCAGGAGCTGGACAAGCAACGCAAAAGTGGTATCCTGTGTGACGTCAACATTGTCGTCTGTGGACAGGTGTTCCGCGCACACAAGAACATCCTGGTTGCTGGCAGCCGCTACTTCAAAACCCTCTACTGTCTGACCAAGAGTGAGGCCCAGGACCAGGCCACAGTCACACACCTGGATGTTGCTGCTGTCCAGGGCTTCTCTGTTATCCTCGACTTTCTCTACTCCGGGAACCTGCTGCTTACAAGCCAAAATGCCATTGAGGTGATGTCTGTTGCTAGTTACCTCCAGATGACAGAGGTTGTACAGTCATGTAGGGCTTTCATAAAGGACGCCCTGAATATAAGCATCAAGCAGGAGGCTCCTGATTCAGTGGTGGTGGACTACAACAAGAGGCAGATGGTAgccagagagggacagagagggcTGGATCGGAAACCAAGCACCTTCTGGGCGACAAGCATCCTGTCAAAGCTGTCAATCAAGGCCAGCAACAACCAAGGAAAAGAAAGGATGGAAGAAGATGAAAGCAGCGGGGTGAAGGAGGAGACCAGTGATATTGAGGTGACAGTGGTTGGGAGTGAGGGCTGTGCCCTGGTGACCCCTGGAGCCTCTGGCAGCTGGCCCCATCAAAACGACACCTCATCTGATTCAGCAGAGACCAATGAAACACGGCCGGCGAGAGGCCAGACGCAGGTATTCGTCTGGAACGAGCCAGCCACAGGTGGCGCTGTAGCAGCACCGGCAGCAATAAAGCGGGAGGCACCAGATGCTGCGGCTGGAAGTGGACGGAGGAAAAAGCAGACAACCACACGGCGTTTTGTCTACAACTTTCCACCAGAGCCTGAAGAGGGTTTTGATGAGGGAATGTTTATCCAGCCCTCTGCCTCCTACCCCAGAGAAgacttctcctccctctctgaaAATGCAG AGCTGGCCAATCAGATCCAGTATAGCATCATCCAAGACTTACAGCAAGGGGAGACCTGGGAAAATG GCGAGTCCTCACACCTAGCCATCAATAAGCTCAAGTGCCCCCACTGTAACTACATCGCCAAGCACCGGCGCACGCTCAAGAGGCACCTTATCATCCACTCGGGCGTGCGCTCCTTCAGCTGTGACATATGTGGCAAACTGTTCACCCGCCGCGAGCACGTAAAGAGACATTCCCTG GTGCACAAGAAGGACAAAAAGTACAAGTGCATGGTGTGCAAGAAGATCTTCATGCTTGCAGCCAGCGTTGGTATCCGTCACGGCTCCCGGCGCTACGGTGTGTGTGCGGACTGCGCTGACTCCCATCAGGCCACTCAGGAGGGTCTGGAGGCCATGGAAGGTATGGAGTATTCTCGCGATGAAGACTTcgaaggagaggaaggggaaGACTTGGAGGGGGAGGAGCCTACTGACAACGACCAATCAAATTGGGTTGAGGGCAACGCTGGTGCTGCCCCAGAAGAGGACTAA